A genomic stretch from Dermochelys coriacea isolate rDerCor1 chromosome 24, rDerCor1.pri.v4, whole genome shotgun sequence includes:
- the LOC119847640 gene encoding hyaluronan synthase 1-like, whose translation MDPRKAPKYLISAGRRILTIAFALLILGVLTWAYVAGIQLVADQYRIMAFGLYGVFLAAHLVIQSFFASLEHRRMRRESLACSYTKTVALTISAYQEDPSYLWQCLESVRATLYPPEKLRILMVIDGNSPDDRYMMDMFQEVFAGEDVGTYVWENNYHQQPPLEGEEGGSGSQGEGGEEPGPYTEVEMVDPGQLAVEELIRSRRCVCIMQRWGGKREVMYTAFRALGNSVDFIQVCDSDTKLDPGATVEMVKVLEANKHYGAVGGDVRILNVSDSFISFMSSLRYWMAFNVERACQSYFNCVSCISGPLGLYRNDLLQQFLESWYNQKFLGTHCTFGDDRHLTNRMLSMGYATKYTARSRCYSETPAHFLRWLAQQTRWTKSYFREWLYNALWWHRHHLWMTYEAVVAGVFPFFVTATVLRLFYGGSLWDVLWVLLCVQLVACIKALYACWLRGSPRMLFMSLYALLYMGGLLPAKYFAIATMNKSSWGTSGRKKMVGNLMPLLPVSIWGLLLLGGLGYTIYQEAQPVWTSLVKQAELKYLVIGVGVYLGYWAGMVLLYWVWIRRCCRKRADHYTVQV comes from the exons ATGGACCCCAGAAAAGCGCCTAAATACCTCATCTCTGCCGGGCGCCGCATCCTCACCATCGCCTTTGCCCTGCTCATCTTGGGGGTCCTAACATGGGCCTACGTGGCTGGGATCCAGCTGGTGGCCGACCAGTATCGGATCATGGCCTTCGGCCTCTATGGAGTCTTCCTTGCCGCCCACCTGGTCATCCAGAGCTTCTTCGCCTCTCTGGAGCACCGGCGGATGAGGAGGGAGTCGTTGGCCTGTAGCTACACCAAGACAGTGGCGTTGACCATCTCGGCCTACCAAGAAGACCCCTCCTACCTCTGGCAGTGCCTGGAGTCGGTGCGGGCCACCCTGTACCCCCCAGAGAAGCTGCGGATCCTCATGGTGATCGACGGCAACAGCCCCGACGACCGCTACATGATGGACATGTTCCAGGAGGTCTTCGCCGGCGAGGACGTGGGCACCTATGTCTGGGAGAACAACTAccaccagcagcccccactgGAGGGCGAGGAGGGGGGCAGCGGCTcccagggggaaggaggggaggagccTGGACCCTACACTGAGGTGGAGATGGTGGACCCGGGCCAGCTGGCGGTGGAGGAGTTAATCCGCTCCAGGCGATGCGTCTGCATCATGCAGCGATGGGGCGGGAAGCGGGAGGTGATGTACACGGCCTTCAGGGCGCTGGGCAACTCGGTGGACTTTATCCAG GTGTGCGACTCAGACACCAAGCTGGACCCCGGCGCCACGGTGGAGATGGTGAAGGTGTTGGAGGCCAACAAGCACTACGGAGCCGTGGGGGGCGACGTGCGGATCCTCAACGTCTCCGACTCCTTCATCAGCTTCATGAGCAGCCTGCGCTACTGGATGGCCTTCAACGTGGAGCGCGCCTGCCAGTCCTATTTCAACTGCGTCTCCTGCATCAGTGGGCCCCTGG gcCTGTACCGGAACGACCTCCTGCAGCAGTTCCTGGAGTCCTGGTACAACCAGAAATTCCTGGGCACCCACTGCACCTTCGGCGACGACCGGCACCTCACCAACCGCATGCTGAGCATGGGCTACGCCACCAA GTACACAGCCCGCTCCCGCTGCTACTCAGAGACCCCCGCCCACTTCCTGCGCTGGCTGGCCCAGCAGACCCGCTGGACCAAGTCCTACTTCCGCGAGTGGCTCTACAACGCCCTCTGGTGGCACCGGCACCACCTGTGGATGACCTACGAGGCCGTGGTGGCCGGCGTCTTCCCCTTCTTCGTGACGGCCACCGTCCTGCGCCTCTTCTATGGCGGCAGCCTGTGGGACGTGCTGTGGGTCCTGCTCTGCGTCCAGCTGGTGGCCTGCATCAAGGCGCTCTACGCCTGCTGGCTGCGGGGCAGCCCCCGCATGCTCTTCATGAGCCTCTACGCCCTGCTCTACATGGGCGGCCTCCTGCCGGCCAAGTACTTCGCCATCGCCACCATGAACAAGAGCAGCTGGGGCACCTCCGGGAGGAAGAAGATGGTGGGCAACTTGATGCCCCTGCTGCCCGTCTCCATctgggggctcctgctgctgggggggctgggctaCACCATCTACCAAGAGGCCCAGCCCGTCTGGACCAGCCTGGTCAAGCAGGCCGAGCTGAAATACCTGGTCATCGGGGTGGGCGTCTACCTGGGCTACTGGGCCGGCATGGTGCTGCTGTACTGGGTGTGGATCCGGCGGTGCTGCCGGAAGCGGGCCGATCACTACACAGTCCAGGTGTGA